A single genomic interval of Corvus cornix cornix isolate S_Up_H32 chromosome 1, ASM73873v5, whole genome shotgun sequence harbors:
- the P2RY6 gene encoding P2Y purinoceptor 6 isoform X1: MQSHSMCPPCWGFCSPFAQGAAVERKREVLLNGVSRAPTDVPSAGHSAGSQHTGAPTGTLEHPSRCCGEATPAERTLTGGNSTMANLTALVSPGRNSCTYHEEFKQVLLPLVYSVVFVVGLPLNAVVIGQIWLARKALSRTMIYMLNLAMADLLYVCSLPLLIYNYTQKDYWPFGDFTCKFVRFQFYTNLHSSIFFLTCISIQRYLGICHPLASWHKKKGKKLTWLVCAAVWFIVIAQCLPTFIFASTGTQRNRTVCYDLSPPERSAAYFPYGITLTFTGFLLPFVAILACYCSMARILCQKDELIGLAVHKRKDKAVRMVIIVVIVFSISFFPFHLTKTIYLIVRSSPTLPCPALQAFAIAYKCTRPFASMNSVLDPILFYFTQRKFRESTRYLLDKVSSKWRHDHCVTYGS, encoded by the exons ATGCAGAGCCATTCCATGTGCCCGCCCTGCTGGGGTTTCTGTTCCCCATTTGCCCAGGGTGCTGCTGttgagaggaaaagggaagtgtTGCTCAACGGGGTGAGCAGAGCACCCACGGATGTGCCAAGCGCTGGGCACAGCGCTGGGTCCCAGCACACTGGGGCACCCACTGGCACCCTGGAGCACCCCAGCAG GTGCTGCGGAGAGGCCACACCAGCAGAGAGGACATTGACAGGTGGGAACAGCACCATGGCCAACCTGACGGCCCTCGTGAGCCCAGGGAGGAACTCCTGCACCTACCACGAGGAGTTCAAGCAGGTCCTGCTGCCCCTGGTGTACTCGGTGGTGTTCGTGGTGGGGCTGCCCTTGAACGCGGTGGTCATCGGGCAGATCTGGCTGGCGCGGAAGGCGCTGAGCCGCACCATGATCTACATGCTCAACCTGGCCATGGCTGACCTGCTCTACGtctgctccctgcctctcctcatCTACAACTACACCCAGAAGGACTACTGGCCTTTCGGGGACTTCACCTGCAAATTCGTGCGCTTCCAGTTCTACACCAacctgcacagcagcatcttCTTCCTCACCTGCATCAGCATCCAGCGCTACCTGGGCATCTGCCACCCCCTGGCCTCGTGGCACAAGAAGAAGGGCAAGAAGCTGACGTGGCTGGTGTGTGCGGCCGTGTGGTTCATCGTCATCGCCCAGTGCCTGCCCACCTTCATCTTCGCCTCCACCGGCACGCAGAGGAACCGCACCGTCTGCTACGACCTGAGCCCACCCGAGCGCTCCGCCGCCTACTTCCCCTACGGCATCACACTCACCTTCACCGGCTTCCTGCTGCCCTTCGTGGCCATCCTGGCCTGCTACTGCAGCATGGCCCGCATCCTGTGCCAGAAGGACGAGCTGATCGGCCTGGCCGTGCACAAGAGGAAGGACAAAGCCGTGCGTATGGTCATCATCGTGGTCATCGTCTTCTCCATCAGCTTCTTCCCCTTCCACCTCACCAAGACCATCTACCTGATCGTCCGCTCCTcgcccaccctgccctgcccggccctgcAGGCCTTCGCCATCGCCTACAAGTGCACGCGGCCCTTCGCCAGCATGAACAGCGTCCTCGACCCCATCCTCTTCTACTTCACCCAGCGCAAGTTCCGCGAGAGCACCCGTTACCTCCTCGACAAGGTGAGCTCCAAGTGGCGGCACGACCACTGCGTCACCTACGGCTCCTAG
- the P2RY6 gene encoding P2Y purinoceptor 6 isoform X2, with protein MANLTALVSPGRNSCTYHEEFKQVLLPLVYSVVFVVGLPLNAVVIGQIWLARKALSRTMIYMLNLAMADLLYVCSLPLLIYNYTQKDYWPFGDFTCKFVRFQFYTNLHSSIFFLTCISIQRYLGICHPLASWHKKKGKKLTWLVCAAVWFIVIAQCLPTFIFASTGTQRNRTVCYDLSPPERSAAYFPYGITLTFTGFLLPFVAILACYCSMARILCQKDELIGLAVHKRKDKAVRMVIIVVIVFSISFFPFHLTKTIYLIVRSSPTLPCPALQAFAIAYKCTRPFASMNSVLDPILFYFTQRKFRESTRYLLDKVSSKWRHDHCVTYGS; from the coding sequence ATGGCCAACCTGACGGCCCTCGTGAGCCCAGGGAGGAACTCCTGCACCTACCACGAGGAGTTCAAGCAGGTCCTGCTGCCCCTGGTGTACTCGGTGGTGTTCGTGGTGGGGCTGCCCTTGAACGCGGTGGTCATCGGGCAGATCTGGCTGGCGCGGAAGGCGCTGAGCCGCACCATGATCTACATGCTCAACCTGGCCATGGCTGACCTGCTCTACGtctgctccctgcctctcctcatCTACAACTACACCCAGAAGGACTACTGGCCTTTCGGGGACTTCACCTGCAAATTCGTGCGCTTCCAGTTCTACACCAacctgcacagcagcatcttCTTCCTCACCTGCATCAGCATCCAGCGCTACCTGGGCATCTGCCACCCCCTGGCCTCGTGGCACAAGAAGAAGGGCAAGAAGCTGACGTGGCTGGTGTGTGCGGCCGTGTGGTTCATCGTCATCGCCCAGTGCCTGCCCACCTTCATCTTCGCCTCCACCGGCACGCAGAGGAACCGCACCGTCTGCTACGACCTGAGCCCACCCGAGCGCTCCGCCGCCTACTTCCCCTACGGCATCACACTCACCTTCACCGGCTTCCTGCTGCCCTTCGTGGCCATCCTGGCCTGCTACTGCAGCATGGCCCGCATCCTGTGCCAGAAGGACGAGCTGATCGGCCTGGCCGTGCACAAGAGGAAGGACAAAGCCGTGCGTATGGTCATCATCGTGGTCATCGTCTTCTCCATCAGCTTCTTCCCCTTCCACCTCACCAAGACCATCTACCTGATCGTCCGCTCCTcgcccaccctgccctgcccggccctgcAGGCCTTCGCCATCGCCTACAAGTGCACGCGGCCCTTCGCCAGCATGAACAGCGTCCTCGACCCCATCCTCTTCTACTTCACCCAGCGCAAGTTCCGCGAGAGCACCCGTTACCTCCTCGACAAGGTGAGCTCCAAGTGGCGGCACGACCACTGCGTCACCTACGGCTCCTAG
- the ARHGEF17 gene encoding LOW QUALITY PROTEIN: rho guanine nucleotide exchange factor 17 (The sequence of the model RefSeq protein was modified relative to this genomic sequence to represent the inferred CDS: inserted 2 bases in 1 codon; deleted 2 bases in 1 codon) gives MAEGGSGRGAAARCLLPASSPPSSSSSSSFFFPGRKVSAPIAEQQPGRAFGSLAPSVRQLRFVSPSRSRRARFHAGAQPPSPAPPPPPPPPPSPPGPGLNAEPPRWPSVPAMRKLFGESCRQPTGPTGNGMGNGSGSGGGSARGAPPPPPPRSRVPHPALRSPRGAPPEPGPHSWHNSTRPQPPSSSPSPRSNGDDEAAAARSPRASSGSEGEGRRARRMAMPEAEGCTRVVPRHPLPMVARVSKVNILPFGSPGGSRSSSRYSSTETLKEEEQFGICWPSQGRTLQAGYGIYRSPSFGASDGLAWGQPGVRVRPKLPQSVAKAKPDYGSESLHQPALEGERAKHRKSLSNPDIATETLTLLSFLKSDLSELKVKKKGVRIGLDVGSDGCSSVASPSPGSCGATHPQNRWAPGERPTLKDLTATLRRAKSFTCSEKSGTRRLFLQSTMKQSSSELLLASTDSQDRVAPSGGQQGDEDPLPMVIQDQYIQEARQVFEKISRMGSQQDYGFPAEQKDSGGAEGAEVVAPTGTTDATLRGRVESTRCLKDVESEENLACSKSVEELSGHESSVTDEGIVTEPEPMGIPFQGLHEAVDAWMLPSAGLAAGDSEMPLPAHPTAAVEDLPAGKTRDAEHPGSLRRRRKFPSAGANGMEGGSEGGTEPYRSLSDPMPHRRCSVAEEAKNFSVDSNLLSSLSAKAGIPQPGASAGSAGSAGSDLSLGSDGPRDYSSLIRTIVSQPGAMAKLGDDKANGKTIKKKSLSDPSRRGELAAGAFEGPGEAISELEPSIPPSSSEPILSAQPAAPXGTGRGYGFDPKLADVLSPRIARRSSKKRSNRAAHQENQPPPAPAVLAKSRLATKHVRHTSEPATFVPITVPEALVPSGHHGHLPVPAAGRSPGKSFPTLQPPSLEDVTKRYMLALNSGDTSPSPGDGPCSPPAAPPPRLPRCSRLPDQHGPRTKPQVDMRKHVIMTLLDTEQSYVESLRTLMQGYMKPLKQPENSLLCDPSLVDEIFDQIPELLEHHEQFLEQIHDCVQNWHEKQKVGDLLVQSFSKDVLVNIYSAYIDNFLNAKDAVRIAKEARPAFMKFLEQSMRENKEKQALSDLMIKPVQRIPRYELLVKDLLKHTPEDHPDHPFLIDAQRNIKQVAERINKGMKSAEEVERNARIVQEIESHIEGMEDLQAPLRRFLRQEMVVEVKAVGGKKDRSFFLFTDLLVCTTLKRKSGSLRRSSMSLYTAASVIDTASKYKLLWKLPLEDVDIVKGASQATNRESIQKSISRLDEDLNTLGQVSKLSETLSFPHQGLDDVIKDLMAAIHRELSEKQSLSFSMAFPPNKVELSTTKADGTESFIFEFPNPDARLGFEQAFEDAKKKLASSKNCLDPEFLKAIPIMKTRSGMQFSCASPSHGSPESSHEVWVCNSDGYVGQVCLLSIRKEPTVEACIAVCSARILCIASVPGLKRTYRERAEPLGSPSAELGPAQPEDAGPQPCLHISISGSSLELSEPVDGGNRELVPFDSDDTDDESSPSPSGTLQSQASHSTISSSFGNEEIPSCKEATVETTSSEEEQEAGFMPIAGTYGQNRHGESPTDGRALRRSSRGSFTRGSLEDLLSLDPEAHQSSMWLGTEDGCIHVYQSSDNIRNRKNSMKMQHAAAVMCILYLDNQVFVSLANGELVVYQREAGRFWDPQNSKSLSLGSPGSPITKMVAVAGKLWCGCQNRVIVLNTTTLAQEHTLQVGQDGGRSVTCMVSAGTGVWVALQGSAQVRLYHATTYEQLAEADITPPVHKMLAGSDAIIRQHKAACLRITALLVCKDLLWIGTSAGVVLTLSVSAKAAPTLVGLSQGHTGHVRFLTAIELPDGFDVLFPLPRDTGAEKPSEAEKRDASRPRAPALALSKPKMLVISGGDGYEDFRLTSSSETVGRDDSTNHLLLWRA, from the exons ATGGCGGAGGGGGGCAGCGGCCGGGGG GCGGCGGCTCGGTGCCTCCTGCCCGCCTCCTCCccgccttcctcctcctcctcctcctccttcttcttcccgGGTAGGAAAGTTTCAGCGCCGATCGCGGAGCAGCAACCGGGCCGGGCTTTTGGCAGCCTGGCCCCGTCGGTACGGCAGCTTCGCTTCGTTTCACCGAGCCGGAGCCGACGGGCCCGGTTTCATGCCGGGGCTCAGCCGCCGTCCCCGGCTCcaccgccgcccccgccgccgccgccgtcgCCGCCGGGCCCGGGGTTAAACGCGGAGCCGCCGCGCTGGCCCAGCGTCCCGGCGATGCGGAAACTCTTCGGGGAAAGCTGCCGGCAGCCGACGGGACCGACCGGGAATGGGATGGGGAACGGGAGCGGGAGTGGGGGCGGGAGCGCCCGCGGAGCTcccccgccgcctccgcccCGCAGCCGCGTCCCGCACCCGGCGCTCCGCTCTCCCCGCGGAGCTCCGCCGGAGCCCGGCCCGCATTCCTGGCATAACTCGACTCGACCGCAaccaccctcctcctccccatcaCCCCGCTCCAACGGGGACGATGAAGCTGCGGCGGCCCGTTCTCCCCGCGCCTCATCGGGCAGCGAAGGCGAAGG aaggagggcACGGCGGATGGCGATGCCCGAGGCCGAAGGCTGCACTAGGGTGGTCCCCCGCCACCCGCTGCCCATGGTGGCCCGCGTCTCCAAGGTGAACATCCTGCCCTTCGGCAGCCCCGGCGGGTCACGCAGCAGCAGTCGTTATTCCAGCACGGAGACGCTGAAGGAAGAGGAGCAGTTTGGGATCTGTTGGCCCAGCCAAGGACGGACTCTCCAGGCAGGTTATGGTATCTATCGATCGCCCAGTTTCGGGGCCAGCGATGGCCTGGCGTGGGGACAGCCGGGGGTTCGTGTCCGCCCCAAGCTGCCCCAGAGCGTGGCCAAGGCAAAACCGGACTATGGGAGCGAGAGCCTGCACCAGCCAGCGCTGGAAGGGGAGCGGGCCAAGCACCGCAAGTCCTTGTCCAACCCCGACATTGCCACCGAGACCCTGACGCTCCTCAGCTTCCTCAAATCAGACCTCTCAGAGCTGAAGGTGAAGAAGAAAGGGGTGAGGATCGGCCTTGACGTGGGCTCCGATGGATGCTCCAGCGTTGccagcccctccccaggcagctgcgGTGCCACTCATCCCCAAAACCGCTGGGCACCAGGCGAGCGGCCAACGCTCAAGGACCTAACGGCCACTTTACGTCGCGCCAAGTCCTTCACCTGCTCTGAAAAATCTGGGACGCGGCGGCTTTTCCTACAGAGCACCATGAAGCAGAGCTCCTCCGAGCTCCTCCTGGCCTCTACTGACAGCCAGGACCGGGTGGCTCCGAgtgggggacagcagggggaCGAGGATCCTCTCCCCATGGTCATCCAGGACCAGTACATCCAGGAGGCGAGGCAAGTGTTTGAGAAGATCAGCAGGATGGGTTCCCAGCAGGACTACGGCTTTCCTGCCGAACAGAAGGACAGTGGAGGTGCGGAGGGCGCTGAGGTGGTGGCACCGACAGGGACGACAGACGCAACCCTTCGGGGACGGGTGGAGAGCACACGGTGTTTGAAGGATGTGGAGTCAGAGGAGAACCTCGCTTGCAGTAAATCTGTGGAGGAGCTGTCGGGTCACGAGTCGAGCGTGACAGACGAGGGCATCGTCACGGAGCCAGAGCCCATGGGGATCCCCTTCCAAGGCCTGCATGAAGCTGTGGACGCCTGGATGCTACCCAGTGCTGGACTGGCAGCCGGTGACTCCGAAATGCCACTGCCCGCTCACCCGACGGCAGCGGTTGAAGACCTTCCAGCTGGCAAAACCCGAGACGCCGAGCACCCTGGCAGCCTGCGGCGCCGACGTAAGTTCCCGTCAGCGGGCGCCAATGGGATGGAGGGCGGCAGCGAGGGTGGCACTGAGCCCTACCGCTCCCTCAGTGACCCCATGCCTCATCGGAGATGCTCGGTGGCGGAGGAGGCGAAGAATTTCTCCGTCGACAGCAACCTGCTGAGCTCGCTGAGCGCCAAGGCGGGCATCCCCCAGCCTGGCGCCAGCGCGGGCAGCGCGGGCAGCGCGGGCAGCGACCTGTCCCTGGGCAGCGATGGGCCCCGGGACTACAGCAGCCTCATTCGCACCATTGTCAGCCAGCCCGGCGCCATGGCCAAGCTGGGCGATGACAAGGCCAATGGCAAGACCATCAAGAAGAAGTCGCTGAGCGACCCCAGCCGCCGCGGCGAGCTGGCGGCCGGCGCCTTCGAGGGTCCCGGCGAGGCCATCAGCGAGCTGGAGCCCAGCATCCCCCCGTCCAGCAGCGAGCCCATCCTCTCGGCACAGCCGGCAGCGCC GGGCACCGGCCGCGGCTATGGCTTTGACCCCAAGCTGGCCGACGTGCTGTCCCCTCGCATCGCCCGCCGCAGCTCCAAGAAGCGCTCCAACCGCGCGGCACACCAGGAGAACCAACCGCCCCCGGCACCCGCCGTCCTCGCCAAGAGCCGCCTGGCCACCAAGCACGTCCGTCACACCAGCGAGCCTGCCACCTTTGTCCCCATCACCGTCCCCGAGGCACTCGTCCCCTCCGGCCACCACGGCCACCTCCCTGTGCCGGCTGCTGGCCGCTCACCTGGAAAATCCTTCCCGACCCTCCAGCCTCCTTCGCTGGAGGATGTCACCAAGCGGTACATGCTGGCCCTCAACTCAGGTGACACGTCCCCCAGTCCTGGGGATGGACCTTGCTCGCCACCCGCTGCCCCACCGCCCCGGCTGCCCCGGTGCTCGCGGCTGCCCGATCAACACGGCCCCAGGACCAAGCCACAGGTG GACATGAGGAAACACGTCATCATGACGCTGCTGGACACCGAGCAGTCCTACGTGGAGTCCCTGCGCACCTTGATGCAG GGTTACATGAAGCCGCTGAAGCAGCCGGAGAACTCCCTGCTGTGCGACCCTTCGCTGGTGGATGAGATCTTCGACCAGATCCCCGAGCTGCTGGAGCACCACGAGCAGTTCCTGGAGCAGATCCACGACTGCGTGCAGAACTGGCACGAGAAGCAGAAAGTGGGCGACCTCCTGGTGCAGTCG TTCTCCAAGGATGTGCTGGTGAACATCTACTCTGCCTACATCGATAACTTCCTCAATGCCAAGGATGCAGTCAGGATTGCCAAGGAAGCCCGGCCGGCTTTCATGAAGTTCCTGGAG CAAAGCATGCGGGAGAACAAGGAGAAGCAGGCCCTGTCCGACCTGATGATCAAGCCGGTGCAGAGGATCCCGCGATATGAGCTGCTGGTGAAG GACCTGCTGAAGCACACGCCAGAGGACCACCCCGACCATCCTTTCCTCATCGACGCCCAGCGCAACATCAAGCAAGTGGCTGAGAGGATCAACAAGGGCATGAAGAGCGCAGAGGAGGTGGAGAGGAACGCTCGGATCGTGCAGGAGATCGAGTCCCACATCGAAGGGATGGAGGAT ctccaggctccGCTCCGCAGGTTCCTGCGCCAGGAGATGGTCGTGGAAGTG AAGGCGGTGGGCGGGAAGAAGGACcgctccttcttcctcttcacgGACCTGCTGGTGTGCACCACGCTGAAACGCAAGTCGGGCTCGCTCCGCCGCAGCTCCATGAGCCT GTACACGGCGGCCAGCGTGATCGATACTGCCAGCAAGTACAAACTGCTCTGGAAGCTGCCCCTGGAGGACGTGGACATTGTCAAAG GTGCCTCGCAAGCCACCAACAGGGAGAGCATCCAGAAAAGCATCAGCCGCCTGGATGAAGACCTCAACACACTGGGGCAAGTCAGCAAGCTGTCAGAGACCCTCAGCTTCCCCCACCAG ggcCTGGATGACGTGATCAAGGACCTGATGGCCGCCATCCACCGGGAGCTGTCGGAGAAGCAGTCCCTGTCCTTCAGCATGGCCTTCCCCCCCAACAAGGTGGAGCTCAGCACCACCAAAGCTGACGGCACCGAGTCCTTCATCTTCGAGTTCCCCAACCCCGACGCCCGACTCGGCTTCGAGCAAGCCTTCGAGGACGCCAAGAAAAAGCTGG CTTCCAGCAAAAACTGCCTGGACCCAGAGTTCCTCAAAGCCATCCCCATCATGAAGACGCGGAGTGGGATGCAG TTCTCCTGTGCTTCTCCCAGCCACGGCAGCCCAGAGAGCTCGCACGAGGTTTGGGTTTGCAACAGCGACGGCTATGTGGGGCAGGTTTGTCTGCTGAGCATCCGCAAGGAGCCCACGGTGGAGGCCTGCATCGCCGTCTGCTCCGCCAGGATCCTCTGCATCGCCTCTGTGCCCGGCCTCAAGCGCACCTACAG GGAGCGCGCGGAGCCGCTGGGCAGCCCCTCGGCGGAGCTGGGCCCGGCGCAGCCGGAGGACGCGGGGCCGCAGCCGTGCCTGCACATCTCCATCTCGGGCTCGTCGCTGGAGCTCTCGGAGCCTGTGGACGGCGGCAACAGGGAGCTGGTGCCCTTTGACAGTGATGACACAGATGATGAGTCCTCGCCCAGTCCCTCTGGGACACTGCAGAGCCAAGCCAGCCACTCCACCATCTCCTCCAGCTTCGGCA atGAAGAGATTCCGAGCTGCAAGGAGGCAACAGTGGAGACGACGAGCTcggaggaagagcaggaggcCGGCTTCATGCCCATCGCTGGCACCTACGGGCAGAACCGGCACGGCGAGAGCCCCACGGACGGGCGGGCCCTGCGCCGCTCCAGCCGCGGCTCCTTCACCCGCGGCAGCCTTGAGGACCTGCTCAGCCTTGACCCCGAAGCCCATCAGAGCTCCATGTGGCTGGGCACCGAGGATGGCTG catccaTGTGTACCAGTCCTCGGACAACATCCGGAACAGGAAGAACAGCATGAAGATGCAACACGCTGCCGCCGTCATGTGCATCCT GTACCTGGATAACCAGGTTTTTGTGTCGTTGGCCAACGGGGAGCTCGTGGTGTACCAGCGGGAAGCAG GCCGCTTCTGGGACCCCCAAAACTCCaagtccctgtccctgggctCACCGGGGAGCCCCATTACCAAGatggtggcagtggcagggaagCTCTGGTGTGGCTGCCAAAACCGAGTCATCGTCCTCAACACCACCACGCTGGCACAGGAG CACACGCTCCAGGTGGGGCAGGACGGCGGGCGCAGCGTCACCTGCATGGTGAGCGCGGGCACGGGCGTGTGGGTCGCGCTGCAGGGCAGCGCCCAGGTCCGGCTGTACCACGCCACCACCTACgagcagctggcagaggcagaCATCACCCCCCCGGTGCACAAGATGCTCGCCG GCTCGGATGCCATTATCCGGCAGCACAAGGCCGCCTGCCTGCGGATCACGGCTCTCCTGGTGTGCAAGGACTTGCTGTGGATTGGGACCAGCGCCGGCGTGGTGCTGACCCTGTCGGTCTCAGCCAAGGCAGCCCCCACGTTGGTGGGGCTGTCCCAGGGTCACACCGGCCACGTCCGCTTCCTCACGGCCATCGAGCTGCCCGACGGCTTTGATGTCCTCTTCCCGCTGCCCAGGGACACGG GCGCCGAGAAGCCGAGTGAGGCCGAGAAACGAGACGCATCCCGCCCGCGTGCCCCCGCCCTGGCCCTGTCCAAGCCCAAGATGCTGGTGATCAGCGGCGGGGACGGCTACGAGGATTTCCGGCTGACGAGCAGCAGCGAGACCGTGGGCCGGGACGACAGCACCAaccacctcctcctctggaGAGCGTGA